One window of the Capnocytophaga haemolytica genome contains the following:
- a CDS encoding Imm17 family immunity protein: MDFLKDLISPALACLIAAGVCIVMLIGIILDKDWAVFIIRNSGLHWHIASQGRDAVRRYQGIGFAIGAIASLFLAAYYFFRE; this comes from the coding sequence ATGGATTTTTTAAAAGACTTGATATCCCCTGCCTTAGCTTGCCTAATTGCGGCAGGGGTATGTATTGTGATGCTTATCGGCATTATCTTAGACAAGGATTGGGCGGTGTTCATCATCAGGAACTCAGGACTGCATTGGCATATTGCCTCACAAGGCAGGGACGCTGTGCGCCGTTATCAAGGGATAGGCTTTGCTATCGGAGCCATTGCTTCCCTATTTTTAGCAGCCTATTACTTTTTTAGAGAGTAA
- the nadD gene encoding nicotinate (nicotinamide) nucleotide adenylyltransferase, producing MKKHIGLYFGSFNPIHIGHLIIANHLVEHSDIEELWMVVTPQNPLKEKPSLLNNYQRLEMVHLALEPYDKLRPSDIEFHLPQPNYTVQTLLYLEEKYPEATFSLIMGEDNLKTLHKWKNYEYILENYTIYVYPRISEGVIPEKFADHPHITRVMAPIIELSATFIRNEIRERRNVQPLLPEKVWDYIDRASLYK from the coding sequence ATGAAAAAGCATATAGGTCTGTATTTTGGTTCGTTTAATCCTATTCATATAGGGCATCTTATCATTGCAAACCACTTAGTGGAGCACTCTGATATAGAGGAGCTTTGGATGGTAGTAACACCTCAGAATCCGCTGAAAGAGAAGCCCTCTTTACTCAATAATTACCAGCGCTTAGAAATGGTGCACCTAGCTTTAGAGCCCTATGATAAATTGCGTCCATCGGATATTGAGTTTCACCTGCCTCAGCCTAACTATACCGTTCAGACACTTTTATACTTAGAAGAAAAATACCCAGAGGCAACTTTTTCACTAATTATGGGGGAAGACAATCTAAAAACACTTCACAAGTGGAAGAATTATGAGTATATACTGGAAAATTACACTATATATGTCTATCCACGTATTTCAGAAGGAGTAATCCCTGAAAAATTTGCTGATCACCCTCATATTACTCGTGTAATGGCACCAATAATAGAACTTTCGGCTACTTTTATACGCAATGAGATCAGGGAAAGACGTAATGTTCAACCGTTACTTCCTGAGAAAGTATGGGACTATATTGATAGAGCTTCACTTTATAAATAG
- the gmk gene encoding guanylate kinase, translating into MNKLVILSAPSGSGKTTIMRHLLSLPQLNLAFSISATSRAPRGKEEHGKDYYFMTVEAFKEQIAQGAFLEWEEVYKDNFYGTLRSEVERLWALGKNVVFDIDVVGGLNVKKLYPEQSLAIFVEPPSMAALEERLRQRHTESEEKIQMRLNKAAQELAVAYKFDVIIRNDHLSDALKEAERVVEEFLR; encoded by the coding sequence ATGAATAAGTTAGTTATCTTGTCGGCGCCTTCTGGTAGTGGGAAGACTACTATTATGAGGCATTTACTATCGCTGCCTCAGCTAAATTTAGCCTTCTCGATTTCAGCTACTTCGCGTGCACCACGAGGAAAGGAAGAACACGGAAAGGACTATTATTTTATGACTGTCGAAGCCTTCAAAGAGCAAATAGCTCAGGGAGCTTTTTTGGAATGGGAAGAGGTGTATAAAGACAATTTTTATGGTACGCTTCGCTCAGAAGTTGAACGACTTTGGGCTTTGGGTAAGAATGTAGTGTTTGATATAGATGTTGTGGGAGGACTCAATGTGAAGAAGTTATATCCTGAGCAGAGTTTAGCTATCTTTGTTGAGCCACCGAGTATGGCAGCTTTGGAAGAGCGTTTACGTCAGCGTCATACCGAGAGTGAAGAGAAGATACAAATGCGTTTAAATAAGGCTGCTCAAGAGCTTGCAGTAGCTTACAAATTTGATGTGATTATCCGTAATGATCATCTTTCTGATGCTTTGAAGGAAGCAGAGAGAGTAGTTGAAGAATTTTTACGTTGA
- a CDS encoding SAM-dependent methyltransferase: MANVYLIPCTLGDSSLEVLSPQIKATILSLSYFIVENEKSARRFIKQVAPEKEQSTLHIAVIDKHNAAADVSTLLQPCSEEHSVGIISEAGCPGVADPGAEVVRLAHQRGLRVIPLVGPSSILLALMASGMSGQHFAFNGYLPIDKSERKRTFKALERKAHEGQTQVCIETPYRNEKLLTDMLGTLQPSTLVCVALDITLPTEEIYTLPVSQWRKKALNLQKRPAIFIIGK; encoded by the coding sequence ATGGCAAACGTCTACTTAATACCTTGTACCTTAGGCGATAGCTCTTTGGAAGTACTCTCTCCACAAATCAAAGCCACTATCCTATCTCTCAGCTACTTTATCGTCGAAAATGAGAAGTCTGCACGGCGCTTTATCAAGCAGGTAGCCCCTGAGAAGGAACAGTCCACTTTACACATTGCAGTCATCGACAAGCACAACGCCGCTGCTGATGTATCAACCCTGCTCCAACCTTGCTCTGAAGAACACTCAGTGGGCATTATCTCCGAGGCAGGTTGCCCAGGGGTAGCTGATCCAGGTGCCGAGGTAGTGCGCCTCGCCCATCAACGAGGCTTGCGTGTTATTCCCCTCGTAGGTCCTTCTTCTATCCTCTTAGCGCTGATGGCAAGCGGTATGAGCGGACAACATTTTGCCTTCAATGGCTACCTTCCTATTGACAAAAGCGAACGCAAACGCACCTTCAAAGCCTTAGAACGCAAAGCTCACGAAGGGCAAACGCAAGTATGCATCGAAACACCCTATCGCAATGAGAAGCTCCTCACCGATATGCTGGGAACCTTACAGCCCAGCACCCTCGTATGTGTAGCACTAGATATCACCTTGCCTACGGAAGAAATATACACACTCCCCGTATCACAATGGCGCAAAAAGGCACTGAACCTACAAAAGCGCCCTGCTATCTTTATCATCGGAAAGTAA
- a CDS encoding CPBP family intramembrane glutamic endopeptidase — MYINNANLSKASKWLYAVVPILFFGFVWLNYIALQTMDTEAVMAEQIAEMGELPFLVMNLLPFAVLLGLLLLWVKFVHRQSLTALTTARPRISWRRFFFAFFLWGGISTALIAADYLINPQDYQWDFQLVPFLKLLAIAIVLVPLQTAFEEYFFRAYLMQGLALVFKRAWVPLVITSVLFGLMHIANPEVEKLGYGLLIYYIGTGFFLGITAIMDDGIELSLGFHAANNLFTALWVTSTWTVFQTPSVLRDVSEPTLGWNMFLPLLVCFPLLLWIYAKKYKWKDWRVRLVG, encoded by the coding sequence ATGTACATCAATAACGCAAACTTATCCAAGGCATCCAAATGGCTTTATGCAGTAGTGCCAATATTATTTTTTGGCTTTGTATGGCTGAACTATATCGCTTTACAGACAATGGATACCGAAGCGGTAATGGCAGAACAGATAGCCGAGATGGGTGAATTGCCCTTCTTGGTGATGAACTTGTTGCCCTTCGCAGTGCTGCTGGGGCTATTGCTGCTATGGGTGAAGTTCGTGCATCGCCAGTCGCTTACAGCACTTACTACAGCCCGTCCCCGTATCAGCTGGCGGCGGTTCTTCTTTGCTTTCTTCCTTTGGGGTGGAATTTCTACTGCACTCATAGCCGCTGATTACCTCATCAATCCGCAGGATTACCAGTGGGACTTTCAGCTCGTGCCTTTCCTGAAACTCTTGGCTATTGCCATAGTGCTCGTACCCTTACAGACAGCTTTTGAGGAGTATTTCTTCCGCGCCTATCTGATGCAGGGCTTAGCCTTAGTCTTCAAAAGAGCGTGGGTGCCCCTTGTGATTACTTCTGTGCTTTTCGGACTAATGCACATTGCCAATCCCGAAGTGGAAAAGCTCGGCTATGGCTTGCTCATCTATTACATCGGCACCGGATTTTTCTTAGGGATTACCGCGATTATGGACGATGGCATAGAACTCAGCTTGGGTTTCCACGCTGCCAACAATCTCTTTACAGCACTGTGGGTAACCTCCACGTGGACAGTCTTCCAAACGCCCTCAGTGCTCCGCGATGTATCAGAACCCACTTTGGGGTGGAATATGTTCCTGCCTTTGTTAGTGTGCTTTCCGCTGCTTTTGTGGATTTATGCTAAGAAATATAAGTGGAAAGATTGGAGGGTACGACTTGTTGGGTAA
- a CDS encoding YicC family protein, translated as MIQSMTGFGKSTLSLADKHISIEIKSLNSKTIDISTRIPLAYRKKELDFRKFIAEQLQRGKIDFNIFVENIGNQTPAKINQSIVKSYIEQMLGIVEGDLTELLKMAVRMPDALQTSIEEVSDEEFSTVAEHLAIAVKDLQSFREQEGKVLAKDFTLRIENLQQLLIEVQLIDAERLASIRERLEKAVIEVKNVDPNRFEQELIFYLEKLDITEEKIRLKKHLDYFLETLMNESNGRKLGFISQEIGREINTLGSKANFAPMQQLVVQMKDELEKIKEQVLNVL; from the coding sequence ATGATACAGTCAATGACAGGCTTTGGGAAAAGCACGCTGTCGCTTGCCGATAAGCATATTAGTATTGAGATTAAATCACTGAATAGCAAAACGATAGATATAAGTACGCGCATTCCGTTGGCGTATAGGAAGAAGGAGCTCGACTTTAGAAAGTTTATAGCTGAGCAGTTACAGCGCGGTAAGATTGATTTCAATATTTTTGTGGAGAATATTGGTAATCAGACTCCTGCTAAGATTAATCAGTCTATTGTGAAGTCGTACATAGAGCAGATGCTGGGTATTGTAGAGGGCGATCTGACGGAGCTACTTAAGATGGCTGTACGTATGCCTGATGCGTTGCAGACCTCAATAGAGGAGGTAAGTGATGAGGAGTTTTCCACAGTGGCTGAGCACCTTGCGATTGCTGTTAAGGATTTACAGTCGTTCCGCGAGCAGGAAGGCAAAGTGCTGGCAAAGGATTTTACACTGCGTATTGAGAACCTACAGCAGTTGCTCATTGAGGTGCAATTAATTGATGCAGAGCGCTTAGCTTCTATCCGTGAACGCTTGGAAAAAGCGGTTATAGAGGTAAAGAATGTAGACCCTAACAGGTTTGAGCAAGAGCTTATTTTCTATTTAGAGAAGTTGGATATCACTGAGGAAAAGATCCGCTTGAAGAAGCACTTAGATTACTTTTTAGAGACCTTGATGAACGAATCGAATGGACGTAAGTTAGGCTTTATTTCGCAGGAAATAGGGCGTGAAATCAATACCTTAGGTTCGAAGGCTAACTTTGCACCGATGCAGCAATTGGTAGTGCAGATGAAGGATGAGCTTGAGAAGATTAAAGAGCAAGTACTCAATGTGTTGTAG
- a CDS encoding L,D-transpeptidase family protein translates to MKVKLFVLLGLLAVVLCCKRKQAEPPAPKPEYVDGKEIYANAKTLTVDTAQITFEVIPVADSHYKRIIQREAKEYYTRNGMKTRWLFSHKPSRLFTEYMAVLDSVSNYGLNPKTYRQHTLKKAVDSLYTNEKSDEEKVALDRQITASFLLFTKHLTSGRLARSYYGTHIWLKPKPKNNPNILLGIGDDDALATVVGALHPKTAQYKQLLAKYKTLKAIPDESVEIVYMEEPKLFRYGYTDPVVLKVRRNLEQRGYKAEPEIDDMEVDSTLIRTLIRFQRDKGLLANGRLTDATIRRMNMTASFKKDIVWLNIERMRAFNNHLGDDYLIVNIPDYKLRIYHKNSVIGQMRIVVGKAETPTPIFTDSIRFVEFRPTWSVPQSIIHKEMIPEMISKEDPERYKKRGYSLFENGKKIEPNQVNWADPNIRKRSFYFIEEPSERNSLGLVKFALNNGMSIYLHDTPTKYLFARQDRALSHGCIRLEQPTQLARIILRNQGGNVKWTEDKIKEAMTNEKHNQYRITPKTKYMINVLYYTTEVNDRGEIELKNDIYGIDGEQLKELKRFGS, encoded by the coding sequence ATGAAGGTAAAACTTTTTGTCCTCTTAGGGCTCTTGGCAGTAGTGCTGTGCTGCAAGCGCAAGCAAGCTGAGCCTCCTGCTCCCAAGCCTGAATATGTCGATGGCAAAGAAATCTACGCGAATGCCAAGACGCTCACTGTGGATACTGCCCAGATTACTTTTGAGGTGATACCTGTGGCTGACAGCCATTACAAGCGCATCATTCAGCGCGAGGCTAAGGAGTATTACACCCGCAACGGAATGAAAACCCGCTGGCTCTTCTCCCATAAGCCTTCACGCCTTTTTACTGAATATATGGCTGTGCTCGATAGTGTGAGCAATTACGGCTTAAACCCTAAAACCTATCGGCAACATACACTCAAAAAAGCAGTCGATAGCCTTTATACAAACGAAAAAAGCGATGAGGAAAAAGTAGCTCTCGACCGACAAATAACAGCTTCTTTTCTACTCTTTACCAAGCACTTAACCTCAGGGCGATTGGCACGTTCTTACTATGGAACGCACATCTGGTTAAAACCCAAACCAAAAAACAATCCGAATATACTGCTGGGTATTGGCGATGACGATGCGCTGGCAACAGTGGTTGGTGCGTTGCACCCAAAGACAGCTCAATACAAACAATTGCTGGCTAAGTACAAAACCCTAAAAGCTATCCCTGATGAGTCGGTGGAAATAGTGTATATGGAAGAGCCTAAGCTGTTTCGCTATGGCTACACCGACCCTGTGGTGCTAAAAGTGCGCCGCAACCTCGAGCAACGTGGCTACAAAGCTGAGCCCGAAATCGATGATATGGAGGTCGATAGTACACTCATTCGCACCCTCATTCGCTTTCAGCGCGATAAGGGACTGCTGGCAAACGGTCGCCTAACCGATGCTACCATACGCCGAATGAATATGACCGCTTCCTTCAAAAAGGATATCGTATGGCTCAATATTGAGCGTATGCGTGCTTTCAACAACCACTTAGGCGACGATTACCTCATCGTAAATATCCCTGATTACAAACTGCGTATCTATCATAAAAACAGTGTGATAGGGCAAATGCGCATCGTGGTAGGCAAAGCCGAAACACCTACCCCCATCTTCACTGATTCCATCCGCTTTGTGGAGTTTCGCCCTACTTGGTCAGTGCCGCAGAGCATCATTCACAAAGAGATGATCCCTGAGATGATATCCAAAGAAGACCCTGAACGCTATAAAAAACGCGGCTATTCCCTCTTTGAAAACGGCAAAAAAATTGAGCCCAACCAAGTCAATTGGGCTGACCCCAACATCAGAAAACGCTCTTTTTACTTCATCGAAGAGCCTTCCGAACGCAACTCGCTCGGATTGGTGAAATTCGCCCTGAACAACGGTATGAGCATCTACTTGCACGATACCCCTACCAAATACTTATTTGCCCGCCAAGATAGAGCCCTGAGCCACGGGTGCATACGCCTTGAACAGCCCACACAGCTCGCACGCATTATATTGCGCAATCAAGGGGGAAATGTGAAGTGGACGGAAGACAAAATCAAAGAGGCAATGACCAACGAGAAGCACAACCAATACCGCATCACTCCGAAAACAAAATATATGATCAATGTGCTC
- a CDS encoding low molecular weight protein-tyrosine-phosphatase — translation MSRIKILTVCLGNICRSPLAEGVLRSKLDTGHFEVDSAGTANYHVGEAPDPRAIAVGRKNGVDISNLRGRQFTAKDFSSFDYIFVMDKSNYQNVLRLAKNDRERSKVHFLLDTLSGMAAKELPDPYYGDEKAFDDTYAMVDAACELIAKKLQKQIDN, via the coding sequence ATGAGCAGAATAAAGATTCTAACAGTATGCTTAGGCAATATCTGTCGTTCACCTCTGGCAGAAGGCGTATTACGCAGCAAATTAGATACTGGACACTTTGAAGTAGACTCTGCTGGTACTGCCAATTATCACGTAGGTGAGGCTCCTGACCCCCGTGCCATTGCCGTGGGACGCAAGAATGGCGTAGACATCTCCAACCTCAGAGGGCGACAGTTTACTGCCAAGGACTTCTCCTCCTTTGATTATATCTTCGTGATGGACAAGAGCAACTATCAGAATGTACTACGCTTAGCCAAAAACGATCGCGAACGCAGCAAGGTTCACTTCTTGCTCGACACTCTCAGCGGAATGGCTGCCAAAGAGTTACCCGACCCTTACTACGGCGATGAAAAAGCTTTTGACGACACCTACGCAATGGTCGATGCCGCCTGTGAGCTTATTGCTAAAAAACTCCAAAAACAGATTGATAACTAA